The nucleotide sequence GGCCAAGAAAATGGCCGGTCTCGTGCCCCAGGCCACCAACCTGGATCTGGAACTTACCGTGTGGGAGAATCTTCTCATCCACGGTTTCCTTTTCGGACTTAGCCGGGGGACCATCCGGAGCCGGGGACGGGAACTTCTGGAATTTTCCGGGCTCTGGGAGCGGCGTCACGACAAAGTGAAGACCCTTTCCGGGGGGATGCGCCGGCGTCTTCTCATCATCCGGGCGCTCCTTCACGAACCGCGCATTCTCTTCCTGGACGAGCCCACCGTCGGGCTCGATCCGCACATCCGTCGCCGCCTCTGGGGGCTCATCAAACAGATCCAGACCCGGGGCACCACAGTGCTCCTTACCACCCATTACATCGAGGAGGCCGAGTTCCTGGCCGACCGGGTGGCCTTTCTCGATCAGGGACGCATCGTGGCCCTGGATAGCCCCCGGAACCTCATGGCTCACCTGGGAGAGGTGGCCGTGGATGTGGTAACCCCCGAGGGGCTCAAGACCCGCTTTTTCGCGAACCGGGAGGCCGCGGAAAGAGAGGCGGTGAAGCTCTCCCGTTCGGGGGAGACGGTGACCATACGGCGCGTAAATCTGGAGGACGCCTTTCTGCACTTCACCGGGAAAAAGGTATGAAGGGCTTCCTTGCCGTCTACCTTAGGGAACTTCTCATCATCTGGCACCGACTTCCCCGGATGCTTCTTTCCTTTTCCGTATCACCGACCCTTTATCTGGTGGCCTTCGGTTTCGGGCTGGGCAAAAATCTAACCGTGGGGGGAAGGCCCTATCTGGAATTTCTGGTTCCCGGGGTGGTGGCGGCCTCCTCCATGATGCAGGGCTTTGGCATCAATGTGGAGATCAATGTGGCCCGTTTCTATCTACGGATCTTCGAGGAATTTCAGGCCGCACCCATTTCCAACTGGTCCTATGTGCTGGGAGAGATCCTGGGGGGGGTGACCCGGGCCTTCCTTTCCACCTTTGTCATCCTGGCCATCACGGCGCTGGCCGGGATACACCTTCACTTCGGCCCCTGGTTCTTCCTGGGGGTGTTCCTCAACGCCTTCGTGTTCGCCTCTCTGGGGGTGACCTCCGCCATGCTCATCCGCTCTCACGCCGATCAGGCCCTGGTCACCAATTTCATCATCACCCCCATGGTCTTCCTGGGAGGGACCTTTTTCCCGGTGGAGGGACTTCCGGCCTGGGCCCGGTGGCCGCTCAAGGCCCTTCCCCTCACTCATGCCTCGCGGGTGATCCGCTCCGCGGCTTACGGCGAGACCGTTCCCTGGTCTTCCCTGGCTCTTCTGGCGATTCTGGC is from Thermosulfurimonas sp. F29 and encodes:
- a CDS encoding ABC transporter ATP-binding protein; its protein translation is MAIAVRVEGLIKDYGRLRALHGISFEIREGELFALLGPNGAGKTTTIRILTGLTRPTAGRAYFFDRDIFAEPLSAKKMAGLVPQATNLDLELTVWENLLIHGFLFGLSRGTIRSRGRELLEFSGLWERRHDKVKTLSGGMRRRLLIIRALLHEPRILFLDEPTVGLDPHIRRRLWGLIKQIQTRGTTVLLTTHYIEEAEFLADRVAFLDQGRIVALDSPRNLMAHLGEVAVDVVTPEGLKTRFFANREAAEREAVKLSRSGETVTIRRVNLEDAFLHFTGKKV
- a CDS encoding ABC transporter permease, producing MKGFLAVYLRELLIIWHRLPRMLLSFSVSPTLYLVAFGFGLGKNLTVGGRPYLEFLVPGVVAASSMMQGFGINVEINVARFYLRIFEEFQAAPISNWSYVLGEILGGVTRAFLSTFVILAITALAGIHLHFGPWFFLGVFLNAFVFASLGVTSAMLIRSHADQALVTNFIITPMVFLGGTFFPVEGLPAWARWPLKALPLTHASRVIRSAAYGETVPWSSLALLAILALLGVILAYRSVDRARD